A region from the Rhinoderma darwinii isolate aRhiDar2 chromosome 2, aRhiDar2.hap1, whole genome shotgun sequence genome encodes:
- the IQCC gene encoding IQ domain-containing protein C, whose translation MMEPEEAAVIVLQAHIRGFLARRKLQAVHQEYLEVVREIEGEEVVLYPGKWLLSPPQFTALVTGPHNPEYNGGKGTPGSLQEKKTETSMPWVGREADVKTLEKPFARLPDSDWKKRKGDLIETPGSKKDISLIPRTKAERGGCFSDTVSPVRDCCITEADGPVIEGSHRSDKEIEDSVIQKNRLEKEVLSRTPNPDVEHCLPHSDIAVRAFESLGLRRDRSLWCEENVNIELTMKTASELRKHRSHLAMEILWVQQAIASRKNYLMVRQRLGTCD comes from the exons ATGATGGAGCCGGAAGAAGCTGCAGTGATAGTCTTGCAG GCACACATCCGTGGTTTCCTGGCCCGCCGGAAGCTACAGGCGGTGCATCAGGAATATTTGGAGGTGGTGCGAGAGATAGAGGGAGAAGAAGTCGTCCTTTACCCAGGAAAATGGCTCCTATCCCCCCCACAATTCACTGCATTG GTAACTGGACCACACAACCCTGAATATAATGGCGGAAAAGGAACTCCTGGCTCTCTGCAAGAGAAGAAAACGGAAACCAGTATGCCTTGGGTTGGCAGAGAAGCAGATGTAAAGACCTTGGAAAAACCATTTGCCCGGCTTCCAGATTCTGATTGGAAGAAAAGGAAAGGTGACCTTATTGAGACGCCTGGCTCCAAAAAGGACATCTCCTTAATTCCGAGAACCAAGGCAGAAAGGGGTGGCTGCTTCTCAGATACGGTTAGCCCAGTAAGAGACTGTTGCATTACAGAGGCTGATGGTCCCGTAATAGAGGGCAGCCATAGAAGTGACAAAGAAATAGAGGACTCCGTGATCCAGAAAAATAGGTTGGAGAAAGAAGTTCTGTCCAGGACTCCTAACCCTGACGTGGAGCACTGCTTACCTCATTCTGACATCGCAGTGAGAGCCTTCGAAAGTCTGGGACTGAGAAGAGACCGTTCATTATGGTGTGAAGAAAATGTGAATATAG AGCTTACCATGAAGACTGCGAGTGAGCTAAGAAAGCACAGAAGTCATTTGGCTATGGAGATCTTGTGGGTGCAACAAGCAATTGCTAGTAGAAAGAAT TATCTTATGGTAAGACAAAGGTTGGGGACCTGTGATTGA